A genomic window from Bacillus rossius redtenbacheri isolate Brsri chromosome 7, Brsri_v3, whole genome shotgun sequence includes:
- the LOC134534062 gene encoding nucleoporin NDC1, with protein sequence MERCKTSASIFKKRVFYSSLSVSVLQLCFLFVLLCLTHFDPWNPLEWLTSALVKFVSLRIWGCFAGIVCVTAVQCYSYSKNFVNESKFAVNRFAQLRTFFSLNYWLLLNLHMVVWGIMSWMIMELFEKNLIDAEDKCLSENRVVLLASGVWFGGYFLIFDCRNVQKPTPRYLQFPVIHQLKFLQVKMSLFPLFQRSVVDAVSLTLVFFAFYIWKGNTLREIVYEYGLANNEWCKDTSYSVLSISTILLTWFFSSIYFYTVYIMKLLFRVFLTEHHKFPVTAPFSSGSLLTIHEALLSSNPVIMQLGYLDLRVLAEKDLSRRSELFTLSHLGGHPHNWNAVVETALKMICEFTGRLRMAVSDEPKLVASACKTELKENNTKLEVGSPYRYTLRSLVTSGSEPTTLNPINMTVLAPVPEDTLLDIVARHVKGAFTQLLEKPVICYFFGDRMELNVHHVLSHAQPVMWAADGLSLLAASSIVTDKYGVALKDLPALITALLDLKQVLDRLHKMSTFKKELRSYQEDVKMRLSLQALVKRSLYRITIAFQHHINELPLSSGVKGQLKPFILFKEG encoded by the coding sequence ATGGAACGGTGTAAAACGTCGGCTAGTATTTTTAAGAAAAGAGTTTTCTACTCATCTTTAAGCGTGTCTGTTTTACagttgtgttttttatttgtattgctATGTTTAACACATTTTGATCCGTGGAATCCTTTAGAGTGGTTAACCTCCGCTTTGGTTAAGTTTGTCTCTCTTAGGATTTGGGGCTGTTTCGCCGGAATTGTCTGCGTTACAGCGGTTCAGTGTTATTCATACTCCAAAAACTTTGTTAATGAAAGCAAATTTGCTGTTAATCGGTTTGCTCAGTTGAGAACGTTTTTTTCGCTTAATTATTGGCTACTGTTAAATTTGCATATGGTTGTGTGGGGAATTATGAGTTGGATGATTATGGAactctttgaaaaaaatttaattgatgcGGAGGACAAATGTTTAAGTGAAAATCGTGTTGTTTTGCTGGCCAGTGGTGTTTGGTTTGGAGGATATTTTCTTATATTTGACTGCAGAAATGTTCAGAAGCCAACCCCTAGGTATCTTCAGTTTCCTGTCATTCACCAACTGAAGTTCTTACAAGTGAAAATGTCTCTGTTCCCATTATTTCAACGATCTGTGGTGGATGCTGTTTCTCTAACATTAGTTTTTTTTGCGTTCTATATATGGAAAGGAAACACACTTCGAGAAATTGTGTATGAATATGGCCTTGCTAACAATGAATGGTGTAAGGATACATCGTACAGTGTCTTGTCTATTAGCACAATTCTCTTGACTTGGTTTTTTTCAAGCATTTACTTCTACACTGTTTACATAATGAAACTACTTTTTAGGGTTTTTTTGACAGAACACCATAAATTCCCAGTCACTGCTCCATTTAGCAGTGGTTCGTTGTTAACCATTCATGAAGCATTGTTGTCCAGCAACCCTGTGATCATGCAGCTGGGATATTTGGATCTAAGAGTGTTAGCTGAAAAAGACCTCTCCAGACGGAGTGAGTTATTTACACTCAGTCATTTGGGAGGGCATCCCCACAATTGGAATGCGGTTGTAGAAACAGCCTTGAAGATGATCTGTGAATTCACAGGCAGATTGAGGATGGCTGTGAGCGATGAACCAAAATTGGTTGCATCTGCTTGCAAGACTGAATTGAAAGAAAATAATACCAAGTTGGAGGTGGGCTCACCATATAGATATACTTTGCGTAGTTTAGTAACCAGTGGTAGTGAACCTACTACCCTAAACCCCATCAACATGACAGTTCTAGCTCCTGTCCCTGAGGATACATTATTGGATATTGTTGCTCGGCACGTCAAGGGAGCATTCACTCAACTGTTGGAGAAACCAGTAATTTGTTATTTCTTTGGAGACCGCATGGAGTTAAATGTACATCATGTGCTGTCGCACGCTCAGCCAGTTATGTGGGCTGCTGATGGCCTGTCTTTGCTGGCAGCAAGCTCAATAGTGACGGATAAGTATGGTGTTGCCTTGAAGGACTTGCCAGCACTTATTACTGCTCTTTTGGACCTGAAGCAAGTGCTGGACAGGTTACACAAGATGAGCACATTCAAGAAGGAGTTGAGAAGTTACCAAGAAGATGTGAAGATGAGACTTTCGCTCCAGGCTTTGGTGAAACGTAGCCTGTATAGGATAACCATTGCATTTCAGCACCACATTAATGAACTTCCATTGTCAAGTGGTGTAAAGGGCCAATTGAAACCCTTCATCCTCTTCAAGGAAGGTTGA